The segment ATCGAGCGGATCAACATCGAACTGTCGCTGAAGAACAAGCTGCAGCTCGTCGACGCGCTGGAAGCGTTCTTCCGCGGCGGCAACCTGCCGCTCGGCAAGACCGACGACGCGAACGAGATCCCGAGCGCCGAGCTGCTCGAAGACCGTGTCCAGCAGGCGCTGGAGCTGCTCAAGCGCGTGCGCGCGCGCTGGGAATTCGTGCGCGACCGGCTCGACCAGCCGCTGCGCGAGGCGCAGCACTACCTCGTGCAGCTCGGCTACGAGGCGCTGGCCGAGAAGTTCGCGGATCGTGCCGACGAGCAGCCGGGCGCGACCGTGTTCCACATCACGCAGGACCGCACGGTGCGCATCTCGTGGAAGCAGGAGATCCGCGCGGAGCTGCGCGCGATCTTCAACGGCGGCGCGTTCAAGCAGATCCTCGACGAAGCGCAGGCGATCCACAAGCAAGTGCTGCGCGGCCGCGTGTTCGTCGCGCTGCACATGCACGCCGGCGACGGCAACGTCCACACGAACATCCCGGTCAACTCCGACAACTACGAGATGCTGCAGGACGCGCACGCGTCGGTTGCACGCATCATGAAGCTCGCGCGCTCGCTCGACGGCGTGATCTCCGGCGAGCACGGGATCGGCATCACGAAGCTCGAGTTCCTGACCGACGACGAGATTGCCGAATTCCGCGCGTACAAGCAGCGCGTCGACCCGAACGGCCGCTTCAACAAGGGCAAGCTGCTCGACGGCGCCGATCTTCGCAACGCGTACACGCCGAGCTTCGGGCTGATGGGCTACGAGTCGCTGATCATGCAGCAGTCCGACATCGGCGCGATCGCCGATTCGGTGAAGGACTGCCTGCGCTGCGGCAAGTGCAAGCCGGTGTGCGCGACGCACGTGCCGCGCGCGAACCTGCTGTACAGCCCGCGCAACAAGATCCTTGCGACGTCGCTGCTGGTCGAGGCGTTCCTGTACGAGGAACAGACGCGCCGCGGCGTGTCGATCAAGCACTGGGACGAGTTCAACGACGTGGCCGACCACTGCACGGTGTGCCACAAGTGCGCGACGCCGTGCCCGGTGAAGATCGACTTCGGCGACGTCACGATGAACATGCGCAACCTGTTGCGCAAGATGGGCAAGAAGAAATTCAACGCCGGCAATGCGGCGGGCATGTTCTTCCTGAACGCGACCAATCCGCAGACGATCAACATCGCGCGCGGCGTGATGATGGGCGTCGGCTACAAGGTGCAGCGCTTCGCGAACGACATGCTGAAGAAGGTCGTGACGAAGCAGACGCAGCACCCGCCGGCGACCGTCGGCAAGCCGCCGGTCGTCGAGCAGGTGATCCACTTCGTCAACAAGAAGATGCCGGGCAACCTGCCGAAGAAGACGGCGCGCGCGTTGCTCGACATCGAGGACAACAAGATCGTGCCGATCATCCGCAACCCGAAGTCGACGACTGTCGATTCGGAAGCGGTGTTCTACTTCCCGGGCTGCGGCTCCGAGCGCCTGTTCTCGCAGGTCGGGCTGGCTACGCAGGCGATGCTGTGGGAAGCCGGCGTGCAGACCGTGCTGCCGCCGGGCTACCTGTGCTGCGGCTATCCGCAGCGCGGCGCGGGGCAGTACGACAAGGCCGAGAAGATCGTCACGGACAACCGCGTGCTGTTCCACCGGGTCGCGAACACGCTGAACTACCTCGACATCAAGACGGTCGTCGTGTCGTGCGGCACCTGCTACGACCAGCTCGCAGGCTACGAATTCGACAAGATCTTCCCCGGCTGCCGGATCATCGACATCCACGAGTTCCTGCTCGAGAAGGGGATGAAGCTCGACGGCGTGACGGGCACGCGCTACATGTATCACGACCCGTGCCATACGCCGATCAAGACGATGGATCCGATCAAGCTCGTCAACGAGCTGATGGGCTCGGAGAAGGACGGCTACAAGATCGAGAAGAACGACCGTTGCTGCGGCGAATCGGGCACGCTCGCGGTGACGCGCCCGGACGTGTCGACGCAGGTCCGCTTCCGCAAGGAAGAGGAGATCCGCAAGGGCGCGGCGAAGCTGCGCAGCATCCCGGTCGTGGCCGGCGGCGCGAGCGCACCGGCACCGGCCGCGAACGCCGGCCCGGACGTGAAGATTCTGACGAGCTGCCCGTCGTGCCTGCAGGGCCTGTCGCGCTACAACGAGGATGCGAACATCGAGGCCGACTACATCGTGGTCGAGATCGCGCGCCAGGTGCTCGGCGAGAACTGGATGGCCGATTATGTCGCACGTGCGAACCATGGCGGGATCGAGCGCGTGCTGGTCTAATGCGGGCGTGACGACCGCCCGACCGGGCTTGGGATGAGAGCGGGCGCCGGCGCTGATGCGCGGGCGCCCGTCCACATGG is part of the Burkholderia pyrrocinia genome and harbors:
- a CDS encoding DUF3683 domain-containing protein — its product is MNAPQVFDPNGAAAAVAADPAPRLREIPYNYTSFSDREIVIRLLGEEAWSVLDELRAERRTGRSARMLYEVLGDIWVVRRNPYLQDDLLDNPKRSALLIEALNHRLTEIGKRRSADLTAHRDDAGRERALRVEMLEAAAQRAVNEFADEFAKMADLRRRATKALGRCTQKDNIRFDGLSRVSHVTDATDWRVEYPFVVLTPDTEAEIAALIKACFELGLTVIPRGGGTGYTGGAVPLTPFSAVINTEKLEQLGAVELTELPGVAHKVPTIFSGAGVVTRRVTEAAEAAGYVFAVDPTSLDASCIGGNVAMNAGGKKAVLWGTALDNLAWWRMVDPDGNWLEVTRHEHNQGKIHDIAVARFELKWFDGAYAPGEKLLRTEMLEIEGRRFRKEGLGKDVTDKFLAGLPGVQKEGCDGLITSARWVLHKMPAHTRTVCLEFFGQAREAIPSIVEIKDYLFETSKQGGAILAGLEHLDERYLRAVGYATKSKRNSFPKMVLIGDIVGDDADAVAHATSEVIRMANGKSGEGFVAVSAEARKRFWLDRSRTAAIAKHTNAFKINEDVVIPLNRMGEYTDGIERINIELSLKNKLQLVDALEAFFRGGNLPLGKTDDANEIPSAELLEDRVQQALELLKRVRARWEFVRDRLDQPLREAQHYLVQLGYEALAEKFADRADEQPGATVFHITQDRTVRISWKQEIRAELRAIFNGGAFKQILDEAQAIHKQVLRGRVFVALHMHAGDGNVHTNIPVNSDNYEMLQDAHASVARIMKLARSLDGVISGEHGIGITKLEFLTDDEIAEFRAYKQRVDPNGRFNKGKLLDGADLRNAYTPSFGLMGYESLIMQQSDIGAIADSVKDCLRCGKCKPVCATHVPRANLLYSPRNKILATSLLVEAFLYEEQTRRGVSIKHWDEFNDVADHCTVCHKCATPCPVKIDFGDVTMNMRNLLRKMGKKKFNAGNAAGMFFLNATNPQTINIARGVMMGVGYKVQRFANDMLKKVVTKQTQHPPATVGKPPVVEQVIHFVNKKMPGNLPKKTARALLDIEDNKIVPIIRNPKSTTVDSEAVFYFPGCGSERLFSQVGLATQAMLWEAGVQTVLPPGYLCCGYPQRGAGQYDKAEKIVTDNRVLFHRVANTLNYLDIKTVVVSCGTCYDQLAGYEFDKIFPGCRIIDIHEFLLEKGMKLDGVTGTRYMYHDPCHTPIKTMDPIKLVNELMGSEKDGYKIEKNDRCCGESGTLAVTRPDVSTQVRFRKEEEIRKGAAKLRSIPVVAGGASAPAPAANAGPDVKILTSCPSCLQGLSRYNEDANIEADYIVVEIARQVLGENWMADYVARANHGGIERVLV